GGGCGATTTACGGTCCGACGGGGCGGCCGATACGCCATGACCTACCGAGCCATACAGGTCGGGACCGGCGGCCAGGGCGGCCGCTGGTGCGACACGTTCCTACCGCCGAACGTCGAGAAGGGGCTGGTCGACGTCGTCGCCGCCGTCGACGTGAACGAGGCGGCCCACGAGAACGCCGTCGAACACCTCGGCGTCGACCCCGCCGACTGTTACACCGACGCCGAGACCGCGTTCGCCGAGCACGACGCCGACTTCTGTACGGTCGTCACGCCCCCGTGGACCCACGAGGAGGTCGTCGACGCCGCCGTCGACCACGACCTCGATATCCTCTCGGAGAAGCCCATCGCCGACACCCTGGAGGCGTCCGTGCGCATCGCCGAGAAGGTCGAGCGAGCGGGCCTGAAGATGGGCGTGACCATGAGCCACCGCTTCGACCGGGACAAGACGACGATGCGCCGGCGCCTGCGCTCGGGCGAGCCCGGCCCGCTGGACTACCTCGTCGGCCGATTCACCTGCAACGCCCGCACCTACGGCGCCTGGGGCGCGTTCCGCCACGACATGGAGCACCCGCTGCTCGTCGAGGGCGCGGTCCACCAGCTCGACTTCCTCGCGGACATGGCCGGCGCGAACTGCGAGCGGCTCTACGCCGACACCTGGTTGCCCGAGTGGGCCGAGTACGAGGACGACGTGCAGGCCACCGTCCAGATGCGCTTCGAGAACGGCGTGCGGGCGACCTGGGAGGGCGCGAAGGCCAACGCGACGACGCTCAACGGCTGGGGGAGCGACGCCCTCCGCGCCGAGTGTCGCGACGAGACGCTCGTCCTCGACGACCGCGAGATCGTCCGGTATCCCTACGAGCAGGAGCGCGAGACGGTCGTCGGGGTCGACGACGCCGACCCCGAACCGGTCCCGCTGGACGAACAGGACGCCTGGGGAAACACCTGGCTGGTCGAGCAGTTCGTCGAGTGGCTCGACGGTGGCGAGCCGATGGCGACCGACGTGGAGTCGAACCTCCAGTCGGTCGCGCTGGTCGAGGCGGCCATCGAGAGCAGCGAGCGCGACGAGGCCGTCGACCCGCAGGCGTTGCTCGCCGAGACACGCGAGTCCGTCGAGCTGTAAGCGGGCGCGGCCCCGCGTTTCGGTCGACCCGGACGACGACCGTCGGACGACGCACTCGCCGTGAGCCTTAGGTGTGCCCGCGACCTGCACGGGGTATGGGACTGACGCAACTGGCCCGCAACCACGTCCCGGCCGCGGCGGTGCTGGCGCTCGCGTTCGCCGCGCTGTCGACCGTCTCGGTCGCCGGCGCGACCGGGTGGCTGGTCCTCGCCGCGCTGGAGGTCGGCGCGGCGTCGACGCTCGCGACTCTCCTCCCGCTGTTCGCGCTCGGAACCGTCCTCGGCGTCCCGCTGACCGTCGCCGCCGCGGTCGTCGCGGCGGTCGGTACGGCCGCGCGCGTCTCGGCCGCCGCGGCGGCGAAGCGCCGCGCCGCGAGCACGCGACTCGGACTGGCCGCCTCCCGAGTCGAGCGCCATCCACTCGCGCGACTGCTGGGGATCGCCACCCTCGTCGAAGATCTGGACAGCCGCTCGCCCGAACGCCGCGCCGACGACCGCATCGAGCGCCTGAAAGCGCGCTACGTCGACGGCGCGTTCTCGGAGTGGGAACTCGAAGAGCGGACGCGGATCGTCCTCGACGAGGAGGGCGTCCCGCGCGAGCGCGCCTCCACGATCGACGACGAACTCCGCGCGGCCGAACGGAACTGACTCCGGTGGGGGTGACCCGCGTCGGCAGCGCGTCGGGCCCGCGTCGTGAGTCGACCGCCTCGAACTAGCTTCGACCGCTCGCGGAGTCACCCGACACGGGTCTCCGCAGGCACCTGCGGGACCCGCGGGAGATCGACCGACCGCGGTTCGAATCGATACGTGAACCCGTATCTCCGCTCGTTCCCGTCGACCCGAGAGACGACGCGCTCCGTGGCCGAGCGGATCAGTCCGTCGGTCGTGATCCGAACGGTCGCGTCGTACGACGCGACGTTCTCGGCGTCGTACAGCTGCCCGCCCGCGTACCGGTCGGCCCGCAGCGTCACGACCGTGGCGTCGTCCCGTTCGTCGACATCGGCGACGGAGAAGTTGCCCCGACGGAGCGTCCCCCGGAGCGGGTTCGCGGCCGTCGAGAGGCCGCGGAGCGCCCGGTCGAACAGCTCGGTCCGGTTCCGCGTGTTGTCGAGCGAGACGTTCCCACCGGCGACGGTGTACTGCCTGACGGCGGTCCCGTTGGCGGCGATGACCGACGTTCTGTTCCGCCGCTCGCCGTCGACGACACGGTGCGAGCGGGACACGTACCGAACCCGCGTGAGATTCGGCTCGGCCGCCGCTCGCACCGTCGCGACGAGCGCGCCGTCGCGGAGTGTCGAGTTCGTCGTATGAGTCACGACACCCGCCGTCTCGATCACGT
The window above is part of the Halosimplex rubrum genome. Proteins encoded here:
- a CDS encoding Gfo/Idh/MocA family protein, coding for MTYRAIQVGTGGQGGRWCDTFLPPNVEKGLVDVVAAVDVNEAAHENAVEHLGVDPADCYTDAETAFAEHDADFCTVVTPPWTHEEVVDAAVDHDLDILSEKPIADTLEASVRIAEKVERAGLKMGVTMSHRFDRDKTTMRRRLRSGEPGPLDYLVGRFTCNARTYGAWGAFRHDMEHPLLVEGAVHQLDFLADMAGANCERLYADTWLPEWAEYEDDVQATVQMRFENGVRATWEGAKANATTLNGWGSDALRAECRDETLVLDDREIVRYPYEQERETVVGVDDADPEPVPLDEQDAWGNTWLVEQFVEWLDGGEPMATDVESNLQSVALVEAAIESSERDEAVDPQALLAETRESVEL
- a CDS encoding SHOCT domain-containing protein encodes the protein MGLTQLARNHVPAAAVLALAFAALSTVSVAGATGWLVLAALEVGAASTLATLLPLFALGTVLGVPLTVAAAVVAAVGTAARVSAAAAAKRRAASTRLGLAASRVERHPLARLLGIATLVEDLDSRSPERRADDRIERLKARYVDGAFSEWELEERTRIVLDEEGVPRERASTIDDELRAAERN